A section of the uncultured Desulfosarcina sp. genome encodes:
- the mreC gene encoding rod shape-determining protein MreC has protein sequence MFSKRMILIAVVILLVAVNVILLTITGKHSQAPSGLGRGALVVVSPFQKELTGFFQSIKNIWNHYFYLVSTAEENRRLRKELGQHLEQLNECVETGLANQRLRHMLGFEPDVQRPMIAARVVGRDPSPWAKTVTVDKGTADGVNQSAPVVIPEGIVGVVVEASAHYAKVLLLIDPNSAVDALVQSTRARGIVKGGGEGVCIFDYVLRKHSVSVGDTVVSSGLDGVFPKGLRVGRVSEIVRQNAGIFQKVSVTPSVDFEILEEVFVISDQASDNPSGAS, from the coding sequence ATGTTTTCCAAACGGATGATTCTGATTGCCGTGGTAATCCTCCTGGTCGCGGTGAATGTCATCCTGTTGACCATTACCGGCAAGCATTCCCAGGCGCCTTCGGGGCTCGGCCGGGGTGCGCTGGTTGTCGTCTCTCCCTTTCAGAAGGAACTCACCGGTTTTTTCCAATCCATAAAAAATATCTGGAACCATTACTTCTACCTCGTCTCCACGGCCGAAGAGAACCGGCGGCTGAGAAAAGAGCTGGGGCAGCACCTGGAGCAGCTCAACGAATGCGTCGAGACCGGACTGGCCAACCAGCGGCTGCGCCATATGCTGGGGTTTGAGCCGGACGTCCAGCGGCCGATGATCGCCGCCCGGGTTGTGGGCCGCGATCCGTCGCCATGGGCCAAGACGGTCACCGTGGACAAGGGAACCGCCGACGGCGTGAACCAGAGCGCGCCGGTCGTGATTCCCGAAGGCATTGTCGGCGTGGTCGTGGAGGCCTCCGCCCATTACGCGAAAGTACTGCTTCTGATCGACCCCAACAGCGCCGTGGACGCCCTGGTCCAGTCCACGCGGGCGCGGGGCATCGTCAAGGGCGGCGGCGAGGGCGTCTGCATCTTCGACTATGTGCTGCGCAAGCACTCCGTCAGCGTGGGGGATACCGTGGTCTCCTCCGGGCTGGACGGGGTTTTCCCCAAGGGGCTGCGGGTGGGGCGCGTTTCCGAAATCGTCCGGCAGAATGCCGGCATTTTCCAGAAGGTATCGGTAACGCCTTCCGTGGATTTCGAGATCCTCGAAGAGGTGTTCGTCATTTCCGATCAGGCTTCCGACAATCCTTCCGGGGCGTCATGA
- a CDS encoding rod shape-determining protein, translating into MNFFDSILGVFSSDLAIDLGTANTLVYVKGKGIVLSEPSVVAVRTDNRTKNRVLAVGLEAKNMLGRTPGNIVAIRPMRDGVIADFEVTEAMLRHFIHKVHNRRTFVRPRIIIAVPSGITQVEKRAVRESAESAGAREVFLIEEPMAAAIGADLPITEPTCNMVVDIGGGTTEVAVISLAGIVYSRSLRVAGDKMDEAIIQYVKRKYNLLIGERTAEIIKTTIGNAYPDPNKVETIEVKGRDLVTGIPKILAIDSEEIREAISEQIEAIVETVKIALEQTPPELAADIVDRGIVLTGGGALLKNLDKLLREESGLPITVTEDPLSTVALGSGKTLDSLEILKQVIIV; encoded by the coding sequence ATGAACTTTTTCGATTCCATTCTGGGCGTTTTTTCCAGCGACCTGGCCATTGACCTGGGTACGGCCAACACGCTGGTTTACGTCAAAGGCAAGGGCATTGTTCTCAGCGAACCCTCCGTGGTCGCCGTGCGGACCGACAACCGGACCAAAAACCGGGTGCTGGCCGTGGGGCTGGAAGCCAAGAACATGCTGGGCCGCACACCGGGCAACATCGTCGCCATCCGGCCCATGCGGGACGGCGTGATCGCCGATTTCGAAGTGACCGAGGCCATGCTGCGGCATTTCATTCACAAGGTCCACAACCGCCGGACCTTCGTGCGACCCCGCATCATCATCGCCGTTCCCTCGGGCATCACCCAGGTGGAAAAGCGGGCCGTGCGGGAATCGGCCGAGTCCGCGGGCGCCAGGGAAGTCTTTCTCATCGAAGAGCCCATGGCCGCGGCCATCGGCGCCGATCTGCCCATTACCGAACCCACCTGCAACATGGTGGTGGACATCGGCGGTGGCACCACCGAAGTGGCCGTCATCTCCCTGGCCGGCATCGTTTACAGCCGCAGCCTGAGGGTGGCCGGCGACAAGATGGACGAGGCCATCATCCAGTACGTCAAGCGCAAGTACAACCTGCTCATCGGCGAACGCACCGCCGAAATCATTAAAACCACCATCGGCAACGCCTACCCGGATCCCAACAAGGTGGAGACGATCGAGGTCAAGGGACGCGATCTGGTTACCGGCATCCCCAAGATCCTGGCCATCGATTCCGAGGAGATCCGCGAAGCCATCTCCGAGCAGATCGAAGCCATCGTGGAAACGGTAAAAATCGCTCTCGAACAGACGCCGCCCGAACTGGCCGCCGACATCGTCGACCGCGGCATCGTGCTGACCGGCGGCGGGGCTCTTTTGAAGAACCTGGACAAACTGCTCCGGGAAGAAAGCGGCCTGCCCATCACGGTTACCGAAGATCCGCTGTCCACTGTGGCCCTGGGTTCCGGCAAAACGCTGGACAGCCTGGAAATCCTTAAACAGGTCATCATCGTCTAA
- a CDS encoding serine hydrolase domain-containing protein: MKVDPVDDLMNKGLRERVFPGAVLLAGKGDAELFLRAYGKADLFSNRPMTPETVFDLASLTKPLATALAVARLIDRGQVALDRPAVDWLPELAGDKTAITVRQLLCHRSGLPAHRLFYMVLKNLDPRERKDAVLGLIARTPLKAPPGTKTLYSDLGFMLLCRLVERVAGCTLDRFLAERIYGPMGIDDLFFLPLPNFSSLQRPFAATEFCPVRCRLLKGEVHDDNAWYAGGVDGHAGLFGTTRAVFSLLRRLAAEHSGREKAPVFSKEILDFIFKNDPADHFSLGFDRPAAENSSAGCYFSKNSVGHLGFTGVSFWMDSTTDMTVVLLTNRVHPFRWHNRLVDFRPKIHDRIMEHFGIQAD, from the coding sequence ATGAAGGTCGATCCCGTCGACGATCTGATGAATAAAGGTTTGCGGGAGCGTGTTTTTCCCGGAGCGGTGCTGCTGGCAGGGAAGGGGGACGCCGAGCTTTTCCTGCGGGCTTACGGCAAGGCCGATCTTTTTTCGAACCGCCCCATGACGCCGGAGACCGTGTTCGATCTGGCCTCGTTGACCAAACCCCTGGCCACGGCCCTGGCGGTGGCCAGACTGATCGACCGGGGGCAGGTTGCACTGGATCGACCGGCGGTCGACTGGCTGCCCGAGCTGGCCGGCGATAAAACCGCAATCACGGTTCGCCAGCTTCTCTGCCACCGCAGCGGGCTGCCCGCCCACCGTCTTTTCTACATGGTCCTTAAGAACCTGGACCCGCGAGAACGAAAAGACGCCGTGCTGGGGCTGATCGCACGTACACCGCTTAAGGCGCCTCCCGGAACGAAAACCCTTTACAGCGATCTGGGGTTCATGCTGCTGTGCCGTCTGGTCGAGCGGGTGGCCGGCTGCACCCTGGATCGTTTCCTGGCCGAGCGGATTTACGGTCCCATGGGGATCGACGATCTTTTTTTCTTGCCGCTGCCGAATTTTTCCTCGCTCCAGCGTCCTTTTGCCGCCACCGAATTCTGCCCTGTAAGATGCCGCCTGCTGAAGGGCGAGGTGCATGACGACAACGCCTGGTATGCCGGTGGAGTGGATGGCCACGCCGGCCTGTTCGGCACCACCCGGGCGGTGTTTTCTCTGCTGCGCCGGCTGGCGGCCGAGCATAGCGGCCGTGAAAAGGCGCCGGTCTTCTCGAAAGAGATCCTTGACTTCATTTTTAAAAATGATCCCGCCGATCATTTTTCGCTTGGGTTTGACCGGCCGGCGGCCGAGAACTCCAGTGCAGGCTGCTATTTTTCGAAAAATAGCGTGGGGCACCTGGGGTTTACCGGCGTCTCCTTCTGGATGGATTCGACCACGGATATGACCGTTGTTTTGCTGACCAACCGGGTCCATCCGTTTCGCTGGCACAATCGGCTGGTCGATTTCCGGCCCAAGATCCACGACCGGATCATGGAACATTTTGGAATTCAAGCGGATTAA
- a CDS encoding LD-carboxypeptidase → MPSSIAIPPNLPRALKPGDRIGIAAPASPFDGQSFDAGLGVLESMGFNPVVPEGLSEKNGFLAGTDQHRADQLTRLFTDPEIGGIICARGGYGSMRILPLLDADVLARHPKVFVGFSDITALIGFLVQRCGMAVFHGPSVTTLGDGNPQTRERLQAALTRAEPMALTAETGQTIRPGSAEGPFFCGNLTVLCHLTGTPFQPDLKGHVLLLEDRGEAPYRIDRMLTQMRMAGCFRGLSGLALGAFTDCGSSEQIHAIVDERLSGLDIPILAGFDVGHEGVNPTLPVGITARLDTASKTLSFLNPAVC, encoded by the coding sequence ATGCCTTCATCGATTGCCATCCCACCGAACCTGCCCCGGGCGCTGAAACCCGGAGACAGAATAGGCATTGCCGCGCCGGCCAGTCCTTTCGATGGCCAGTCCTTCGATGCGGGCCTTGGCGTCCTGGAATCCATGGGCTTCAACCCGGTCGTTCCCGAAGGGTTATCCGAGAAAAACGGATTTCTGGCTGGAACGGACCAACACCGGGCCGACCAGCTGACCCGCCTGTTTACCGATCCCGAGATTGGCGGCATCATCTGTGCGCGGGGCGGGTACGGCTCCATGCGAATCCTGCCGCTTCTGGATGCCGATGTCCTGGCCAGGCACCCCAAGGTGTTCGTCGGGTTCAGCGACATCACCGCCCTGATCGGATTTCTCGTGCAGCGCTGCGGCATGGCGGTTTTCCACGGGCCGTCGGTGACCACGCTGGGCGACGGCAACCCCCAAACCCGCGAACGTCTGCAGGCGGCGTTAACCCGGGCGGAGCCGATGGCGCTGACTGCCGAGACTGGCCAGACGATACGGCCGGGCAGCGCTGAAGGGCCGTTTTTCTGCGGCAACCTGACCGTATTGTGTCATCTCACCGGCACGCCTTTCCAACCGGATCTGAAGGGGCATGTCCTGCTTCTCGAAGACCGGGGAGAGGCGCCATACCGCATCGACCGCATGCTGACCCAGATGCGTATGGCCGGCTGTTTTCGGGGATTGTCCGGTCTGGCGCTGGGGGCCTTTACCGACTGCGGATCATCCGAACAGATCCATGCCATCGTCGACGAACGGCTGAGCGGGCTGGACATTCCTATCCTGGCCGGCTTCGACGTGGGGCACGAAGGGGTCAACCCGACCCTGCCGGTGGGGATAACAGCACGCCTGGACACCGCTTCCAAAACTTTGTCCTTTTTAAATCCTGCGGTTTGCTGA
- a CDS encoding fructose 1,6-bisphosphatase, producing METFSFKLDGPIFSKGVPIHVAIKAWENFQSIIDKSYLVATQTHRIGKKERERFFLQATSFEHSSFLTNTEIILSGVQLALPLVTVFGPQNLWEYTLESFNFLKLICSHKEDPQGVKIDVKDNTQTNVHIGDIVYNFNGPVFPIAEKALPKYQDLAHMLDEGKVEEISAGKKDNPEMTLTLDDKKLFELPTKVEDDPIELKCEIFTFNKFNNVGKLRITDGQTIPSGDYNFSIYGNQDNVNYIYSMLKPLVSVKCLLEIAISPLGVELIHHLHITGIVS from the coding sequence ATGGAAACTTTCAGCTTCAAGTTAGACGGACCGATATTCAGCAAAGGCGTCCCTATCCATGTAGCCATAAAAGCATGGGAAAACTTTCAGTCCATCATAGACAAATCATATCTTGTTGCTACTCAGACTCATCGGATCGGGAAAAAGGAACGAGAAAGATTCTTTTTACAAGCTACGTCGTTTGAACACTCCTCTTTCCTGACTAATACCGAAATTATATTGTCAGGAGTTCAATTAGCCTTACCGCTTGTTACAGTTTTTGGGCCTCAAAACCTATGGGAATATACACTGGAATCTTTCAATTTTTTAAAGCTCATATGCTCCCACAAAGAGGACCCTCAGGGCGTTAAAATTGATGTTAAAGACAATACCCAAACGAATGTACATATTGGTGACATAGTCTATAATTTTAATGGACCAGTATTTCCAATTGCCGAAAAGGCGTTACCTAAATATCAAGACCTTGCTCACATGCTGGATGAAGGAAAAGTTGAAGAAATTTCTGCCGGCAAGAAGGATAATCCAGAAATGACTTTGACTTTAGACGACAAAAAGCTGTTTGAGCTCCCAACAAAAGTTGAGGATGACCCTATAGAGCTGAAATGTGAAATTTTCACATTCAATAAGTTCAATAACGTAGGAAAACTAAGGATAACAGATGGACAAACAATTCCGTCAGGCGACTACAATTTTTCCATCTATGGCAATCAGGACAATGTCAACTATATCTATTCAATGCTGAAGCCGTTGGTATCTGTTAAATGTCTGCTTGAAATAGCCATCAGTCCTTTAGGCGTGGAATTGATTCACCATTTACACATCACAGGTATCGTGTCTTGA
- a CDS encoding pentapeptide repeat-containing protein: MTNVINTEGWVTIGIVLFGLLVSICDGFSPRINGYKTSTWLLWDFSGLRFIFSKIYPEHPEHSKIRPPATFLLWIIGIYVAFFGIASQRYENRIDIIENRSNSLFTQLATDARNSAISRISSVQNMLCPEQPFLRKPLSVFRSLFKDSFYTEMVDLLKSVVEDWKYCLDGLILDRAILESANLEGAYLVGTHFNEANLKFACLYRANLSNADLVGANLYKANLSNADLEGACLLKANLEKATLLKANLKNTNLWGADFEGANLAWVNLEGADLNAANLEKVCLKEANLKGVKSLETYQVCKVKTMENAILDLRLKTQILKECPRILKQ; this comes from the coding sequence TTGACAAACGTTATCAACACAGAAGGTTGGGTTACTATTGGCATTGTCCTGTTTGGTCTGCTTGTCTCCATCTGTGATGGTTTCAGCCCAAGAATTAACGGTTACAAAACCAGCACATGGCTATTATGGGACTTTTCTGGCCTTCGGTTCATTTTTAGTAAGATATACCCAGAACATCCAGAGCATAGCAAAATACGCCCACCTGCAACCTTCCTTTTGTGGATTATTGGTATATATGTTGCGTTTTTTGGAATTGCCTCACAACGATATGAAAATAGGATTGATATAATCGAAAACAGATCAAATTCCCTCTTTACCCAATTAGCGACTGATGCAAGAAACAGTGCGATAAGTCGTATATCAAGCGTGCAGAACATGCTCTGCCCTGAACAGCCTTTTTTACGCAAACCGCTTTCTGTCTTCCGATCCTTGTTTAAGGATTCCTTCTATACAGAAATGGTCGATTTATTGAAAAGTGTGGTAGAAGATTGGAAATATTGTTTGGATGGGCTTATCCTTGACAGGGCTATCCTTGAATCAGCTAACCTTGAAGGTGCATACCTCGTTGGAACTCATTTTAATGAAGCCAATCTAAAGTTCGCCTGCTTATATAGAGCCAACCTTAGTAATGCCGACCTTGTTGGAGCGAACCTCTATAAAGCCAACCTTAGTAATGCTGACCTTGAAGGAGCTTGTCTGTTAAAGGCCAACCTTGAAAAAGCTACCCTTTTGAAAGCAAACCTCAAGAATACTAATCTTTGGGGTGCTGATTTTGAAGGGGCAAACCTTGCGTGGGTCAATCTTGAAGGTGCAGACTTAAATGCAGCCAATCTTGAGAAAGTATGCCTTAAGGAAGCCAACCTTAAAGGGGTTAAGAGCTTAGAAACCTATCAGGTATGTAAGGTGAAAACCATGGAAAACGCCATATTAGACCTACGTCTCAAAACACAGATTTTAAAGGAATGCCCACGCATCTTAAAACAATAG
- a CDS encoding tyrosine-type recombinase/integrase, with the protein MMAESAKNPNHPKKGSTIKVDPIKKVRDIKAIKKMLHDKPRDLCLFTLGINTNLRASDLLRITAGMVKDLKPEDELTLKEKKTGKHRRITLNKAAIAAIKGLLACRDYEDDDPLFVGQRGCLSVPSVNRLVKSWCKSINLKGNYGSHTLRKTFGYHQRVTFGVSVPELMVVFNHASQRETLEYLCIQPEEVKSIYLNEL; encoded by the coding sequence ATGATGGCAGAAAGCGCTAAAAATCCAAATCACCCCAAAAAAGGTTCCACCATAAAAGTTGACCCGATCAAGAAGGTGAGGGACATCAAGGCCATAAAAAAAATGCTCCACGACAAACCCCGTGACTTGTGCCTGTTCACCCTCGGCATTAACACCAACTTACGGGCATCGGATTTGCTCCGTATCACCGCTGGCATGGTGAAGGATTTGAAACCGGAGGACGAACTCACGCTCAAGGAAAAGAAAACCGGCAAACACCGCCGGATAACGCTGAACAAAGCCGCCATAGCAGCTATAAAGGGACTTCTTGCCTGTCGGGATTATGAGGACGACGATCCGCTATTCGTTGGTCAACGGGGGTGCCTGAGCGTTCCTTCGGTCAACCGTCTTGTGAAGAGCTGGTGCAAGTCCATCAACCTCAAAGGCAATTATGGCAGCCACACTTTACGGAAAACCTTCGGATACCACCAGCGGGTAACATTTGGCGTCAGTGTGCCGGAATTGATGGTGGTATTCAATCACGCCAGCCAGCGGGAAACGCTGGAATACCTGTGCATTCAGCCTGAAGAGGTTAAGAGTATATATCTGAATGAGCTATAA
- a CDS encoding DEAD/DEAH box helicase family protein, translating into MNKKQMSEQDIRSKFITPAIVEGGWDMQSQIREEVSFTAGKVIVRGKLHSRGKVKRADYILYYRPNIPIAIVEAKDNNHTVGSGMQQALEYGAMLDVPFVYSCNGDAFLEHDRTKSAGNIETELSLNAFPSPEILWQRYRQYKGIDDSSDRVIQQEYHDDGSGRTPRYYQHTAINRTVEAITKGENRILLVMATGTGKTFTAFQIIWRLWKARIKKRILFLADRNILVDQARINDFKPFGSAMTKISKRQVDKSYEIYLSLYQAVTGAEEEKNIYKQFSPDFFDLVVIDECHRGSADAESAWRDILTYFSSATHIGMTATPKETCHVSNIHYFGEPIYTYSLKQGIEDGFLAPYKVVRIDFDKDLTGWRPENGKEDKYGNKIEDRIYNQKDFDKNLVLDQRTILVAQKISEFLKATDRYDKTIVFCEDIDHAERMRQAIVNENPDLVKKDKRYVMRITGDSTEGKNELYNFTDPESRHPVIATTSKLMTTGVDTQTTKLIVLDQNIQSMTEFKQIIGRGTRIQEDFGKFYFTIMDFKKATELFADKDFDGDPVQIYEPTSGESPVPPDDPVDVDGDDDSGILIDPEPPDVTLPPGDGPPPRKYYVDDVPVFVVAERVQYYGKDGKLITESLKDYTRNTVKKAFASMDDFLKRWNEADKKKAVIEELEEQGVLFEPLADEVGKDFGPFDLICHVAFGQPPLTRKERANNVKKRNYFGKYGEKARLVLEGLLDKYADEGIEHVENIEVLKLQPISQHGRPMEIIKEFGGKAKYLEALKELESQLYVVAS; encoded by the coding sequence ATGAACAAAAAACAGATGTCAGAACAGGACATACGTTCCAAGTTCATCACACCAGCGATCGTTGAAGGTGGATGGGACATGCAGTCCCAGATTCGTGAGGAGGTCTCTTTCACTGCTGGCAAGGTAATCGTCAGGGGAAAATTGCATAGCCGTGGTAAGGTCAAACGCGCTGATTACATCCTTTATTATCGCCCCAACATTCCCATTGCTATCGTTGAAGCAAAAGACAACAACCATACGGTTGGAAGCGGCATGCAGCAGGCCCTGGAATACGGTGCCATGCTGGATGTACCTTTTGTTTATAGTTGCAATGGTGACGCCTTCCTTGAGCATGACCGCACAAAATCGGCTGGAAACATCGAGACTGAATTATCGCTGAATGCTTTTCCGTCACCAGAAATCCTCTGGCAACGGTATCGGCAATACAAAGGCATCGATGACTCTTCAGATCGGGTTATCCAGCAAGAATATCATGATGACGGCAGCGGACGGACACCACGCTATTATCAGCATACAGCCATTAACCGAACTGTTGAGGCGATTACGAAAGGTGAAAATCGTATCCTGCTGGTAATGGCAACCGGAACCGGCAAGACCTTCACGGCATTTCAGATCATATGGCGGCTATGGAAAGCCCGCATAAAAAAACGCATTCTGTTTCTGGCTGACCGGAATATTCTTGTCGATCAGGCCCGCATCAACGATTTCAAGCCGTTCGGGTCGGCTATGACCAAGATATCGAAACGACAAGTGGATAAATCGTACGAAATTTATCTATCACTATATCAGGCAGTCACAGGTGCTGAGGAAGAGAAAAATATCTACAAACAGTTCTCGCCGGATTTTTTTGATCTTGTCGTCATCGACGAGTGCCACCGGGGTAGCGCTGATGCTGAATCGGCATGGCGTGATATCCTGACCTACTTTTCATCAGCCACCCATATCGGCATGACTGCCACCCCAAAAGAAACGTGCCACGTCTCCAATATCCACTATTTTGGCGAACCCATCTATACATATTCCCTCAAACAGGGCATCGAAGACGGCTTCCTTGCGCCTTACAAGGTTGTTCGCATCGATTTTGATAAGGACTTGACCGGATGGAGACCTGAGAATGGCAAGGAAGACAAATACGGCAATAAAATTGAGGATCGCATCTATAACCAGAAAGACTTTGACAAAAATCTGGTTCTTGACCAACGAACCATCCTTGTGGCGCAGAAGATATCTGAATTTTTAAAGGCCACTGATCGTTATGACAAGACCATTGTATTCTGTGAGGACATCGATCATGCCGAACGAATGCGGCAAGCCATCGTCAACGAGAATCCCGATCTGGTCAAAAAGGACAAGCGCTATGTCATGCGTATCACGGGTGACAGCACTGAGGGAAAAAACGAGCTTTATAACTTCACAGATCCTGAGAGCCGGCACCCTGTGATCGCCACCACCTCAAAGCTCATGACAACCGGAGTGGACACACAGACTACAAAGCTCATTGTACTTGATCAGAATATTCAGTCCATGACGGAGTTCAAACAGATCATCGGGCGTGGGACACGTATTCAAGAGGACTTTGGCAAATTCTATTTCACCATCATGGACTTTAAAAAGGCCACAGAGCTTTTCGCAGACAAGGACTTTGATGGCGATCCAGTTCAGATATACGAACCTACATCGGGTGAATCACCCGTTCCCCCTGATGATCCTGTTGATGTTGATGGTGACGATGATTCTGGCATCCTTATCGATCCTGAACCGCCGGATGTGACTCTTCCGCCAGGTGACGGCCCTCCACCCAGAAAATATTATGTGGACGATGTGCCGGTGTTTGTTGTTGCTGAGCGTGTTCAATATTATGGAAAAGATGGCAAACTCATTACTGAATCCTTGAAAGACTACACCCGAAATACGGTCAAAAAAGCCTTTGCATCCATGGATGACTTCCTGAAGCGGTGGAATGAAGCGGATAAGAAAAAAGCGGTCATCGAGGAGCTTGAGGAACAGGGTGTTTTGTTCGAGCCGTTGGCTGATGAGGTCGGCAAGGATTTTGGACCATTTGATTTGATCTGCCATGTGGCATTTGGCCAGCCGCCATTGACCCGTAAAGAAAGGGCCAATAACGTCAAGAAACGGAATTATTTTGGCAAGTATGGAGAAAAGGCCCGGTTAGTACTTGAAGGCCTGCTGGATAAATATGCTGATGAAGGCATTGAACACGTTGAGAACATCGAAGTGTTGAAGTTGCAACCCATCAGTCAGCATGGGAGGCCGATGGAGATTATCAAAGAATTTGGCGGTAAAGCAAAATATCTGGAAGCATTGAAGGAACTGGAAAGCCAACTTTATGTCGTCGCATCATAA
- a CDS encoding class I SAM-dependent DNA methyltransferase, whose protein sequence is MAISTVVKSIQDIMRKDVGVDGDAQRIGQLVWMIFLKIFDDKEQEAELFSDDYKSPLPENLRWCNWAADPEGITGDELFDFVNNELFPKLKNLNVGTNGNKRAFIVRSVFEDGYNYMKSGTLMRQVINKINEIDFNSSDDRHMFGDIYEKILKDLQSAGNAGEYYTPRAVTQFMADMVGPKLGEKVLDPACGTGGFLTCAIENIRNQYVKTPEDEQLLQQSIYGVEKKQLPHSLCMTNMLLHDIDIPANIKHDNTLSRPLKGYGPKDRVDVVITNPPFGGMEEDGIESNFPTGLRTRETADLFLVFIMHILKDGGRCGMVLPDGTLFGEGVKTRIKEKLLKDCNLHTIVRLPNGVFNPYTGIKTNLLFFTKGEKTKDVWFYEHPYPLGYKSYNKSKPMRIEEFKPEKTWWEKRTENEFAWKVSFKDIKAGGYNLDIKNPHSPDDDLGDSDELLADYKDLIKDLDSAREKLKAELMKALGGNA, encoded by the coding sequence ATGGCAATCAGCACGGTAGTCAAATCGATCCAAGATATCATGCGCAAGGATGTAGGCGTGGACGGCGATGCCCAACGCATCGGACAGCTTGTGTGGATGATCTTTCTGAAAATTTTTGATGATAAGGAGCAGGAAGCGGAACTTTTTTCCGACGACTACAAATCCCCCCTTCCTGAGAACCTTCGTTGGTGCAATTGGGCCGCAGATCCTGAAGGCATTACTGGCGATGAACTTTTCGACTTCGTCAACAATGAATTGTTCCCCAAGCTTAAAAACTTGAATGTCGGCACCAACGGAAACAAACGTGCTTTCATCGTTCGTTCGGTCTTCGAGGACGGTTACAACTACATGAAGTCCGGTACGCTGATGCGGCAGGTCATAAACAAGATAAACGAAATCGATTTCAACAGCTCCGATGACCGCCATATGTTCGGCGACATTTACGAAAAGATCCTGAAAGACCTTCAGAGTGCTGGCAATGCCGGTGAATATTACACCCCACGCGCAGTAACGCAGTTCATGGCGGATATGGTTGGCCCCAAGTTAGGAGAAAAAGTCCTTGATCCCGCTTGCGGAACGGGAGGTTTTTTAACCTGTGCCATCGAAAACATCCGCAACCAATATGTCAAAACTCCCGAAGATGAGCAACTTCTCCAACAATCCATTTATGGCGTTGAAAAAAAACAGCTTCCCCATTCCTTGTGCATGACAAATATGCTTCTCCACGATATCGATATCCCTGCTAATATCAAGCATGACAACACGCTATCCCGACCGCTTAAAGGTTATGGTCCCAAGGATCGGGTTGATGTGGTTATCACCAACCCACCCTTTGGTGGTATGGAGGAGGATGGCATCGAATCCAATTTCCCAACCGGCCTGCGTACAAGGGAAACGGCGGATTTGTTTTTGGTTTTCATCATGCACATTTTGAAAGACGGCGGTCGTTGTGGGATGGTCTTGCCTGATGGCACCCTGTTCGGTGAGGGTGTCAAAACACGTATCAAGGAAAAGCTCCTCAAGGACTGCAACCTACACACGATTGTGCGCCTACCCAATGGCGTCTTCAATCCGTATACCGGCATCAAGACCAACCTACTGTTCTTCACCAAGGGCGAAAAGACCAAGGATGTATGGTTTTACGAGCATCCTTACCCGCTTGGCTATAAATCATACAACAAGTCTAAGCCGATGCGGATAGAGGAGTTCAAACCGGAGAAGACGTGGTGGGAAAAGCGTACGGAGAACGAGTTTGCCTGGAAGGTTTCCTTCAAGGACATCAAAGCCGGTGGGTACAACCTCGACATTAAAAACCCCCATAGTCCTGATGATGATCTCGGTGATTCCGACGAGCTTCTGGCCGATTACAAGGACCTAATAAAGGATTTAGACAGCGCACGTGAAAAACTCAAAGCAGAACTTATGAAAGCGTTGGGGGGTAATGCATGA